The nucleotide window CTTCCCTCACTCTTCTTTCGCCTTCCCCTATACCTTTCAGATGGTATCTTTCAAATCTTAAACTATGTGAATAAGCAGTGTAttccaaaattaaatataatttaattttaaaaatcagaagccCCTCTAGTCATTTAGATTTATACTTTGTAATTACTTATTAGAAAATACCAGCATTTAGAGAGCAaggtttttcaaataaaatttttaaaaactgaaagtattGATGACAAACATCAGTTTTGGagcagtgtatgtatgtatttatgttttcAGCATTTAAAGGAGTTGAATACAACTTCTCTTCTTTAAGGTCATTTTGAGTGCCCCCCTTATAATGCAGCTACAATAAGGAGTATATATCATGTGAGAAATATTGAAGTCTACAAATTAAAACAGGTATGTAAAAACTAGACTATGGCAGACttgaaaaaatgtaaagaaattgtGTACCAGAATGTATTTTGATCAGTTTAGTCTACTACTTCCAAGAAGAGCTTAATTCTGTATTTCTAAAATTTGGATCTTGAGTTGTTTTTAGGAGGTTCACAAATgaacatttataaatttttaatggctatacatttattttagtgattaataataaaatgtttgatCCATGATTTCAGCTACTATTCCTGAAGGTAAAGCTGAAGAATATATATTGGAAAAAAGTGATAGTTCACAGAAAgtattacttgtttattttaaatagtgatattaaatagaaaataatagtgATAATAGAGGATATGGGAAAATCATGAAGGTCGTATTGAAACACTGGCTTAACTGGAGAGTGGGTGAAACTAGGTTTTTGTTTGTGATCCCATTCAgtgcctgggcttcccttgtggctcagctagtaaagaatctgcctgcaattcgggagacctgggttggatccctgggttgggaggatcccccagagaagggaaaggctacccactccagtgttctggcctggagaattccatggactgtgtagcccatgaggtcacagagttggacatgactgggtgactttcactttcacttttcagtgctTAACTGGGTTAGCAATTTTCATCTGTGATAGTTCATATAAATGTCACTCAGATTCTGTGAGATAGGTATTGCTCAACTTTGTCACACTAAGGGTGAGTGGCCAAGGCTCAGTTAGGTAAAGTCACCTGCTGGAGACTTCCCACACTGTTCAGTGGTAGAGTCGGCAGGCTGAACTGAGCCTGGCAGTCTAATCAAAGTGTGTCTCTACTGAGCTGCTTTGCCATAGAAAATAAGGATCATTTATGAGGTAGAGAGAAAGTTATTTCTCTTTGCCTTGATGAGTGAGTAGCTCAGTATTTCTGTAATTTCATTAAATAAAGAGTCCCTAGGATGAATTACACTGAAATCTAGAGAACTCTGTGGGTAAGTGGTTGTGTGATAGCGGAAGGAAGGCAGGGGATTCCTTTTGTTTAATCTCTTTTTAAgagcttgctttcttttctttttctgttaaagCTGAAGCAGCCTATGGACATATTCTTATCTCATGATTGGCCAAGAAGTATCTATCATTATGGAAACAAGAAGCAACTTCTTAAGGCTAAATCTTTTTTCCGACAAGAAGTGGAAAATAACACACTAGGAAGTCCTGCTGCCTCTGAGCTTTTAGAGCACTTAAAACCTACTTACTGGTTTTCCGCCCACCTACATGTAAAGTTTGCAGCCTTGATGCAGCACCAGGTAGGAACCAAAATGTTTATTCTTTGATTTAATAAATGCTTACTGAACATCTATGGGCACCATTGGCACAGTTGGGAAGTTagcgaaagaaatcaaagataagtTTCCTTTTGTGAGTAACTCAGCATCCAATCGGGAGAAGGGACAAGCAGTCAATTATAGAATAGTGTAGTAGGTCTGTGACAAAAGTGCTAGGTACTGTGGGAACACCTGAACCAGGCCACGGTAAGATGGGGATGTGGACAGAGAGATGAAGGGATAGAGGAGGTCTTCTAAAGGAATTGATGTTGCCAGGAAGAAGCAGGTTATCAGGGTAATCTAGGCCAAGGGACCAGTGTGTGCACAGGGTGTAAGTCTGAGTGTGgcgtctttcagttcagttcagtcgcttagtcatgtccaactctttgagaccccatgatttgcagcacgccaggcttccctgtccatcaccaactcccggagttcattcaaactcagtccattgagtcagtgatgccatccagccatctcatcctctgtcgtccccttctcctcctgcctccaatccctcccagcatcagagtcttttccaatgagtcagttcttcgcatgaggtggccaaagtactggagtttcagctttagcaacattccttccaaagaacacccaggactgatctcctttagaatggactggttggatctccttgcagtccaagggactctcaagagtcttctccaacaccacagttcaaaggcatcaattcttcggcactcagcatgGTGTCTTTGGGGAAGTGCAATTGGTCTCTGGGGCTGAGGCACAGGGAGAGAGAAACCTGGAGCAAGATCATAGCTGCCTTCTAGCCATGCTCTGCAGTTTGGGAAAGTTGGGAGATAGTGACATCAGAGTTTCATTTCAGAAGGATTAGTTTGGCCACAGTTTTGTGTGTGGGTTGGAGTAATGTAAAGTGGGAGACAGCGGGCTATGTAAGTAAAAGATGAGGTTCTAACCTATGGCAAAGAGGgaacacagaatgaagcaggctcCAGAGAGATTTTGGAAGCAGAACCATCAGAATTTAGTGACAGAGGGAGGAAAACTTCCAGAGTGCTCCTTGGGTAACTGCATAGCTGATTGTGCTTGATGGCAGGTAGATAATATAGACTTTAGAGCTAGGCTTTTATGGAAATACATGGATCTTCCTTTCACCTCCAATTCTGACTTAATTCTGACTTTCCCATAAAGTATTCCCTAGGGAAAATGTTTAGAAAACACTGGGTTAACAGAGATACCGTCTCAGAAGCTTCTCTAGAATTTCTGAGCACCTTTATTATTTAttcggctgcactgggtcttagttgcaacacgtgGGATCGCGCGTGGCACTTGGGCTTCTccctggttgtggtgcatgggccccAGAGCCTGCtctcaggctcagtggttgcagtgtgggcttagttgccccatgcatgtgggatcttatttccctaacCCTAatgcctgtgtcccctgcattggagggtggattttttaaccactggaccacctgggaagtcaaccTGAGAGTCTTTAATGTCCTAATGGGCATCACCTTACTCCAGGATCGGGGATGGGGTATGCAGTGCTTCCTGAACTTACTGGACCAAACCTTCTTTTTTGGTAGAGGTGTACTTCAGTGATGCTCCTCAAACACAGTCTGGAATGTTCTGTCTGAAAACATGCCTGTGGGCCCTCTCTTATTCTCACTCCCCAGCTTCACTGGGGGAAGGAAGCAAGGTGACCTCTTTCATCTTCCTTTGGGCTGTTGCCAACGTGATTATCCTCACCTCCAAGTCTTCTGTTTCTGTCAGTCACCTGCCCCACATCGTTGTTAATCTCTTTTGGGCTTGTGACTTTCTTGGACTGTTACTGAAGCACCTGACTTGAtactccacccccgcccccacctgccCAACTCAGTCTTCTGGTATCAACCTCAGGAGCTTGTGTCTCTGAATTAAGGCTATGTTTGATCCCCTTTTTCTTGGCACCTCTGACTTCACCAGTCTTCTGTTTGAGCTCTTTACCAACACCAGAGATCACCTTTCCTCAGAACCACTGTGCTTCCCAAATCTGCTCGTGGtctctgtgcctcccactggcCACTCCCTCCCTACCACGGAGTCAGAACTCTCAGCAGGGTGTCGAAGAGCTTGCTTCCTTGCTGTTCTTAGTGAGTCACTTTTTACTGCTTCCAGTGTGACTTTAATGTTTGTGATCCCCCCATGTTGCTTTCTGccagttcactttttaaaaagagctttattggatttttattttcatatcaaaAAATTCACCTGTTTTAAGTGTAGAATTCAATGATTCTTAGTAAATTTCCAGAGTTGTGCAAACATCATATAtaatccaattttagaacatttccatcaccccaaaagatcctgtgtgcctctTTGATGTCAGTCTGTGTTCCTGCCCTCAGCCCCAGCCAACCACTGCTTTTTATCTCTGTGGACTTACCTTTTCTGAACATtatgtataagtggaatcataaaataaatagtctttggtttctgatttctttcttttacttgctTTGAGGATAATTTTTGTAGCGTGTGTcactatttctttcatttttattggtaAATATCTACTTTGGTGTTATATCTAAGAATCTTTGCCTAACCCAGGGTTACAAAAGTTTTCTCCTATTAATTCTTCTacaagttttatggttttagctcTGCCAATTTACTTTTAAGCTCTTCACTTGTCTGTTCTTTAACCTTTGTGTTATACACTTTGGTTTGTGTGTAATATTTGCTTTAACATTATCATTACCACCATTACTTTCTGCTGTGACTTTTAtaaggacttttttttcttttgtctgtgctgggtcttcgttgctttgcctggacttctctaattgcagtgcacagctctagttgaggtgtgtgggcttcagtggctgcagtgtgtgggctcagtaattgtagcacccggcttagctgctctgtggcatatgagatcttcctggaccaggaatcaaacctgtgtccccggcactggcaagcagactcttaatcactggaccaccagggaagtccccttgtgAGGAAATTGAAACGCAGAGAATTTAAGTGCCTTGCTTGCCATTGTACAAGTAGAAATAGAGCTAAGTTGTTTTGGAAAAGTAACAGTTGTTCCTTTAACACACAACTTATAGGTATGGGTAATAAAGATTATTTCTAACCTATTCAATGTATGACTTGcctgagatgattttttttttttaatttttaattggaggctaattgctttacaatgttgtgttggtttcttccataatgaacattaatcagccataggtatacatatgacctctccctccccaccccacccatctgAGGTGATGTTTTAACAGTCTTTATTAAATCATGGTTCATATTTTCTAGACCATGGATAAAGGACAGTCAACCAAAGCAACCAAATTTCTAGCCTTGGACAAGTGCTTACCACACAGAGACTTTCTTCAggtaaagagaaaatgaaataactttGCCATGTAGTTTGCTCTTccaatgattaaaaaagaaattactaaCCTTTCAgaatttattgttgctgtttgtaATTTATATATTCTGAGATTTCTTGGGGAATGTTTAAGTTACATTAATGGTTTTAAGCTACTAAATTAAATTCCTAAACTGTATTGTTATATTGACATTCCTAGAATATAAGAACAGgtatgtatttcttaaaattacCGATTTCTTCCTGTAGGTAATAGAAGTAGAACATGACCCCAGTGCTCCTGATTACTTGGAATATGATGCTGAATGGCTCACTGTTCTCAGGGCTACTGATGATCTTATTAATGTGACTGAGCGCCTATGGAATATGCCTGAGAATAATGGCCTGCATACAAGGTAAGTCTGGCCTTATTTAGGATTTGCTGTCTCCATTGTATGCACAGTTTTTGTCCCCTCCACCTTGTTATAATGTTTTTAGTCAAAGGAGTTATTGTTAAATGACTGTCAGAACAATTCAGAGTTTACCGACTGGTATGAAAACTGTTTTCCATCTAAGAAATCCAAGAAAATGGACTGCTGAGCACCAGCTCTAATAAGTGTATAAGTGCATCAAACTTTAAGATGGTGGAGATTTGGTTCgcacattaaaataatttgtacTTGTTTTAGGGCATGAGTTAAGGACAGCTTtttctaaaaattgttttaatttcaaaaatggcCCTTTGCTAAGTTaactataattttattaattttgcaatgtggttaattttttaattctttcaccTGCAGTCCATAGTTATATCTCATTATTTATTGCTGAGGTGGATAAAATGTAAAAAGCTATTGTTTTTGACTTTTTAGATGGGATTACAgtgcaacaaaagaagctattAACGAAGTACTGGAGAAATTGAATCATGACCTCAAAGTTCCAAATAACTTTAGTATAACAGCTGCTTGTTATGACCCTAGCAAGTCACAGACACAGATGCAGTTGGTTCATAGGATCAGTCCTCAGACAACTGAATTTTGTGCCCAACTTGGCATCACAGACATTAACGTCAGGCTTCAGAAGGCCAAGGAAGACCAGCACTTGTGTGGTGACTATGAAGGGCAGGATGACACGGAGGGTAATGACTCTGGAGAAGACCCTAGTGAATATAACAC belongs to Bubalus kerabau isolate K-KA32 ecotype Philippines breed swamp buffalo chromosome 2, PCC_UOA_SB_1v2, whole genome shotgun sequence and includes:
- the DBR1 gene encoding lariat debranching enzyme isoform X1, with amino-acid sequence MRVAVAGCCHGELDKIYETLALAERRGPGRIDLLLCCGDFQAVRNEADLRCMAVPPKYRHMQTFYRYYSGEKKAPVLTIFIGGNHEASNHLQELPYGGWVAPNIYYLGLAGVVKYRGVRIGGISGIFKSHDYRKGHFECPPYNAATIRSIYHVRNIEVYKLKQLKQPMDIFLSHDWPRSIYHYGNKKQLLKAKSFFRQEVENNTLGSPAASELLEHLKPTYWFSAHLHVKFAALMQHQTMDKGQSTKATKFLALDKCLPHRDFLQVIEVEHDPSAPDYLEYDAEWLTVLRATDDLINVTERLWNMPENNGLHTRWDYSATKEAINEVLEKLNHDLKVPNNFSITAACYDPSKSQTQMQLVHRISPQTTEFCAQLGITDINVRLQKAKEDQHLCGDYEGQDDTEGNDSGEDPSEYNTDTSALSSINPDEIMLDEEEEYDDSIVSAHSDMNTPSVEPSCDQASDFSASFSDIRILPSSMTVSSDDTSGSPVCKEGNSGDPVDLGDGKDLTTVPLKRLSDEHEPEQRKKIKRRNQAIYATVDDNDTA
- the DBR1 gene encoding lariat debranching enzyme isoform X2, coding for MRVAVAGCCHGELDKIYETLALAERRGPGRIDLLLCCGDFQAVRNEADLRCMAVPPKYRHMQTFYRYYSGEKKAPVLTIFIGGNHEASNHLQELPYGGWVAPNIYYLGHFECPPYNAATIRSIYHVRNIEVYKLKQLKQPMDIFLSHDWPRSIYHYGNKKQLLKAKSFFRQEVENNTLGSPAASELLEHLKPTYWFSAHLHVKFAALMQHQTMDKGQSTKATKFLALDKCLPHRDFLQVIEVEHDPSAPDYLEYDAEWLTVLRATDDLINVTERLWNMPENNGLHTRWDYSATKEAINEVLEKLNHDLKVPNNFSITAACYDPSKSQTQMQLVHRISPQTTEFCAQLGITDINVRLQKAKEDQHLCGDYEGQDDTEGNDSGEDPSEYNTDTSALSSINPDEIMLDEEEEYDDSIVSAHSDMNTPSVEPSCDQASDFSASFSDIRILPSSMTVSSDDTSGSPVCKEGNSGDPVDLGDGKDLTTVPLKRLSDEHEPEQRKKIKRRNQAIYATVDDNDTA